A genomic stretch from Anabrus simplex isolate iqAnaSimp1 chromosome 2, ASM4041472v1, whole genome shotgun sequence includes:
- the LOC136864172 gene encoding uncharacterized protein yields MVVCVDETTNSVGRYIANLIVGKLEPNRASTAHLLCSKQLEKVNSQSIAYFINKGLQLLYPGSVDDSKVLLLVSDAASYMIATAPLLKTFYPSLIHVTCMAHALYRLAETVRAEFPAVNTLISTMKAPSRIAIFREKLPSIPLPPQPIITRWGSWMEAALYYAEHLEEIMTVIDNLPLTDNSACVSSVKELLNDCSSVQRDIAYIQANFSFPPVTITKMEEKGNSLKQQFSVIEEAENNIQSAGGKVGDRIRDKWSSVLQKNSGYSVLKGVPQVMDREKVDLPSEIELKDVGKFSYAPLTSVSVERSFSAFKMILTDKRHSLTVENLEKIIVMYCKAKYE; encoded by the coding sequence atggttgtgtgtgtggacgaaaccaccaactctgtgggcaggtacattgctaaccttatagtaggaaaactggaacccaatcggGCATCTactgctcaccttctttgctctaaacagcttgagaaagtcaatagtcaaagcattgcatacttcatcaacaaggggttgcaattgttgtatcctgggagtgttgatgattctaaagtccttctcctcgTCTCCGATGcagcttcctacatgattgccactgcacctctcctcaaaactttctatccttctttaattcatgttacttgtaTGGCCCATGCCTTGTATAGACttgcagaaacagttagggccgagtttcctgcagtaaatactctcatttcaacaatgaaggctccatcaagaatagccatctttcgagagaaactcccctctattccccttccaccacagccaatcatcacccgttggggttcctggatggaagctgccctgtattatgcagaacatcttgaggaaatcatgactgtgatagacaatttgcctttaacggacaactctgcatgtgtgtcatctgtcaaagagctgttaaatgattgttccagtgttcagagagacattgcgtatattcaggcaaatttttcatttcctccagtcaccattacaaaaatggaggagaaaggaaacagtctcaaacagcaattttctgtaattgaggaagctgagaataacatacaaagtgctggAGGCAAGGTAGGGGACagaataagagacaagtggtctagtgtactgcagaagaactcaggttattcagtgctgaaaggGGTACCTCAGGTAATGGAtcgggaaaaggtagacttaccaagtgaaatagAATTGAAagatgtaggtaaattttcctatgcccctctaacatctgtgagtgtggagcgctctttttctgctttcaaaatgattttaacagacaaaagacacagcctgactgtggaaaatttggagaagattattgttatgtactgtaaagcaaagtACGAATGA